Proteins from a single region of Choloepus didactylus isolate mChoDid1 chromosome 10, mChoDid1.pri, whole genome shotgun sequence:
- the LOC119505093 gene encoding ADP-ribosylation factor 2-like, protein MGNIFEKLFESLFGKKEMWILMVGLDAAGKTTILYKLKLGELVSAIPTIGFNVQMVEYKNISFTVWHVGGQDKIRALW, encoded by the coding sequence ATGGGGAACATTTTTGAAAAGCTGTTTGAAAGTCTATTTGGGAAAAAAGAGATGTGGATTCTTATGGTGGGTTTGGATGCAGCTGGAAAAACCACCATCCTGTATAAACTGAAGCTGGGAGAGCTCGTGTCTGCCATCCCTACAATAGGGTTCAATGTACAGATggtagaatataaaaatatcagcTTCACAGTCTGGCATGTTGGTGGCCAGGACAAAATCAGAGCTTTGTGGTGA